The proteins below are encoded in one region of Aeromonas jandaei:
- the mgtE gene encoding magnesium transporter: MSLPIKNSAKQRAEDRSRILTLLLRDDALTDSLLDPQAVQDAEQRDQTSELTRLVNSLPAADVADALESLPPDERHVLWALVSEEKRGQTLVEASETVWDSLISGMSDKELLDALRTLDIDDQIYLGQYLPRNLMGRLLTYMAPADRDRVREVIRYGKHTVGAMMDFEIITIRPEVTLATVQRYLRLRGKIPANTDKLFVIDRRNHLLGELPLTTVLLHKPDTRVNVVMEQDPVTFDPEDNDEAAARTFERDDLLSAAVVDGKGKLMGRLTVEEVVDLVYEESDTDLRRMGGISEEEDVFAPVSKAVKTRWAWLAINLCTAFVASRVIGLFEHTISQLVALAALMPIVAGIGGNTGNQTITMIVRALALQHIQAGNLSFLLLRELGVALINGLVWGGTMGVATFLLYQDAALGAVMTLAMVLNLLVAALMGVIIPMTMNRLGRDPAVGASVMITAITDTGGFFIFLGLATLFLL, from the coding sequence ATGTCTCTTCCCATCAAAAACAGCGCCAAGCAGCGTGCGGAAGACAGATCCCGCATTCTCACCCTGCTGCTGCGCGATGACGCCCTCACCGACAGCCTGCTCGATCCGCAGGCAGTACAGGATGCCGAACAGCGCGACCAGACCAGCGAGCTGACCCGGCTGGTCAACAGCCTGCCCGCCGCCGACGTCGCCGATGCGCTGGAGTCGCTGCCGCCGGATGAGCGCCATGTGTTGTGGGCGCTGGTGAGTGAAGAGAAGCGCGGCCAGACTCTGGTCGAAGCGTCGGAGACGGTGTGGGACAGCCTCATCAGCGGCATGAGCGACAAAGAGCTGCTCGATGCCCTGCGCACCCTCGACATCGACGATCAGATCTATCTGGGCCAATACCTGCCGCGCAACCTGATGGGACGGCTGCTCACCTACATGGCCCCCGCCGACCGGGATCGGGTGCGCGAGGTGATCCGCTACGGCAAGCACACCGTCGGCGCCATGATGGATTTCGAGATCATCACCATCCGCCCCGAGGTAACGCTCGCCACCGTCCAGCGCTATCTGCGCCTGCGCGGCAAGATCCCCGCCAACACCGACAAGCTGTTCGTCATCGACCGGCGCAACCACCTGCTGGGGGAGCTGCCGCTCACCACAGTGCTGCTGCACAAACCGGACACCCGGGTGAATGTAGTGATGGAGCAGGATCCGGTCACCTTCGATCCGGAGGATAACGACGAAGCGGCCGCCCGCACTTTCGAGCGGGATGACCTGCTCTCCGCCGCCGTGGTGGATGGCAAGGGCAAGCTGATGGGCCGCCTCACCGTCGAAGAGGTGGTGGATCTGGTCTATGAAGAGAGCGACACCGACCTGCGCCGGATGGGGGGTATCAGTGAAGAGGAGGATGTGTTCGCGCCCGTCTCCAAGGCGGTCAAGACCCGTTGGGCCTGGCTGGCCATCAACCTCTGCACCGCCTTTGTCGCCTCGCGGGTGATCGGCCTGTTCGAACACACCATCTCCCAGCTGGTGGCGCTGGCGGCCCTGATGCCCATCGTCGCCGGGATCGGCGGCAACACCGGCAACCAGACCATCACCATGATAGTGCGGGCGCTGGCGCTGCAGCACATTCAGGCGGGCAACCTCTCCTTCCTGCTGCTGCGGGAACTCGGGGTGGCGCTGATCAACGGGCTGGTGTGGGGCGGCACCATGGGGGTAGCCACCTTCCTGCTCTATCAGGATGCGGCGCTGGGCGCCGTGATGACGCTTGCCATGGTGCTCAACCTGCTGGTGGCGGCGCTGATGGGGGTCATTATCCCCATGACCATGAACCGGCTCGGCCGCGATCCGGCCGTAGGCGCCAGCGTGATGATCACCGCCATCACCGACACCGGCGGCTTCTTTATCTTCCTCGGGCTGGCCACCCTGTTCCTGCTCTAA